A region from the Ptychodera flava strain L36383 chromosome 12, AS_Pfla_20210202, whole genome shotgun sequence genome encodes:
- the LOC139146392 gene encoding protection of telomeres protein 1-like, producing MQPRMKQVCKTLHSDMDRDSLSHSDNITKRVREWTRGCREDVNESRDTIIISDFIVQMSPTAWSDHGHKCQIAADFIKADFVNVLFMGKKYTKLKLLKGGEKVDVYGIAKFLKPPFKTEGNRLLREFLLLLTHHWNPVTLV from the exons ATGCAACCCCGCATGAAACAGGTGTGTAAGACACTGCATTCGGACATGGACAGGGACTCTCTCTCACACAGCGACAACATAACCAAACGTGTCCGTGAGTGGACCAGAGGATGTAGAGAAGATGTCAATGAAAGCCGG GACACGATAATTATCAGTGACTTCATTGTTCAGATGTCTCCAACTGCATGGTCTGACCATGGCCACAAGTGTCAGATAGCGGCTGACTTTATAAAAGCTGACTTTGTGAATGTTTTg TTCATGGGAAAGAAATACACCAAACTGAAGCTGCTGAAAGGAGGAGAGAAGGTTGATGTTTATGGCATTGCCAAGTTCTTGAAACCACCTTTCAAAACTGAAGGGAACAG ATTACTGCGCGAGTTCTTACTATTGTTGACCCATCATTGGAATCCAGTGACCCTGGTCTGA